The genomic region tgaaacgggctatacGTTTTGGTTCCGACGTTACcaagtaaggaaccaatcgagacatggcGTTAAAACtcgtgagatatgcctgacaatccAAGTTCTTCATAACCAATGTTAGGAAGTCAGTCTcgattttctcaacttcatgttgaggacagaaattctctttgattaAAGCAAAAAACTAATCCCAAGACAGATGGTACAACGGGATCTTCCCAGTAGCTTGGATTAGAGtcctccaccaagctagagcttctCCTTTAAACGACTGAGACACAAATTTCACAATATCCTtatcagcacaaccactgatatcAACCACGCTATCCATCTTTtctagccacgtcatgcaatcaatGGCTCCTTTTCCCTAGTGAAATCCTtgggcttgcaggagacgaaATACTTATATGAACAGGTCTTTGCACGTGGCTCTTAATCAAATACAATCTTCTTAGGTGGAACACTATGCTGATTAGAGGAGTGTTGAGCATCATCCTTCTTTGACTCATGATTTCTGGAAGGTGGCTTACTGTGAGCCTCAGAGTGAGTCTTAGGGTGAGATTTGGAATGGGGTACTGATAAGGTCTTGCTATGTGTACTACTCGATTCTCTAAACTGCGTATCCACGGCTTTAGAAACAACATTGTCAATCAATGCTCAAAGTTCCTCCCCAGTTATGTTGATCCTGGTAATTTCATGATTTTCCAGAGGGTGACTATTGACTTCTTCAGACTCTgtcatgtagcttgattgctacataaaatgataacaatgatttattcagaaGTCTATAACAGAATTGTCATCTTAataattcattaaccatggtattaataacccatattggttaatttgttagtcTTGTATATTCgggattttcattataattatccttAGTTTAATTTATTATAATGGCACaaaaaggccaagtcacaaggacaaatttaaattataagccatgatcttataggatcgaggcattaaggCTTGAATCATAGTTCATCACCTTTCCctgacagggagtcgtagactacaactgtctttagtctcaaaggacattaattatggcccgtaggcacttcattaCTAATGGTTGATTAATTGATAATTAAGAAAAAGGAATTGGAataatccaatataaggatgacttatgtgattttatcgaatcacatttgccaggagtgttaacatgttttcagatgttaacaaggatctgaatcttaataaggaactaccatcatggccctgtcttaaaatgacacatgggctaggttttgcctttaagattttgtttaataatggcagatcttataaaaggaatgatatttttatttatttcatattttatattcaTACATATGATgacaaaataaaattttaaattcAAACATTCCACTAAAATTAAAagagtacataattgccctaaacgggactttaacagaaataacttgcccacgcaggggctaaactgaaatacaagtcctcgcagggactaagtACCCAAATAgatgtccacgtagggacttgaTTAAAATTAAAGAAATACAAATAACCAAATAAGGAATTTAATGATCCCTTCTGCTCTTCCCTTTGATCAAATTTGCCAAACCCTTAAGAAATCCCatgtggcttctacactcttcTTGAACCTCCCGCTCCACCTGGCTCAACCTTTGTAGAATCTCCTGCTGTTGTAGTGGATGGATCTGTGGTggctgcggttgttgctgctacagaggttgaggaggtggtgggtATTGGTACCCATAGGCCGGGTACCCAGTCTGATATGGGGCTCCGTAGGACCCTTCAGGATGAAGAATAGTTTGCCGCCACAAGGTATGGGTCAACATCGGGGGCATTGTAGTAGTTATAGCCAGAATGGCctggctgctcaaaagggttatgcGCCGCTGCACAGGCGTATAAAggtattgggttatcaaaacccatatgtggtggtgatggtggtgcgaCTGGCGCGGAGTTCACCTCGAAAACAGGGTTTGAAGGCCctcccatctgcgggtcttcataCAGTGGCGGGTAGTGACTGCCACTGGAGGGTTAAGgggttgatgtgtgtaaaatgcaacatataaaacacatcaattaaggcataaaactaaccctttttaaatactaatgttggaaaaatagtgtttttgtcttccttttgtattttcaggatgaaatgagctcaaaatcacaaaagaagcaaaaagactactaattctaccataaatacaagaaaaggaacaaaagtggactgcccggaccctcaacggcatctcccaaggcaaaggagaagaaacagagtctgaacacgccccgtgtccagcgaacacgggggcgtgcccaggaagcagcagaaaagacaaaccagtagaagcttccattgcccaccacggggccgtgtccagcgggcacgggggcgtggtgaaagtacagcaggcgcattaattgtaattcgcaattacaattaatgaggagagagagtgtcaggcgggcacggggccgtgtccagcggacacggggccgtgtccagccttctgttcagcctataaatagaggagcttggcttcattctctctcatcccttggcacaccacctctctcacacctcatccaccacccaccaccaccataacaccatcatccaccaccatcacccattgtccatcgtagagtgtgtgagtcgtctcgggatccaagattgatcgtaagagttcttgacaatcaaggccatgttttcctaagtctcttacatcacttggtgaagacaagtgtttagtataatactttttatttttaatcttttgcactttttatttggttttgtattaatgactttaataactagttacttatgttgaaggtgatctttccttatcgtttgtccgtggtgtcttggcattattttactgtctatataaaataaaagattttcaccattcatatctccacggtctatatggaggtatgttggctacctggtcgggggttaagggaacggtttggtaagggtcttgcccttgttcagcgtttagaggtcctgcttgggacctgggtcaattttagtaggatctccttcaatgcccataggtattggatggcggggatccaaactctttgaccccctcataagttaactactattaatactataacccggctatttaggactgtatccctgctgactcagactacttagccgagggtaacgtcaccgccaaaagcggggcctaccacaatttgcattaataacttaattcattatctttcaataatccgaccctttaggattgtatccttgctgactcaaactactgggttgagggtaacgtcgccttcaaaagaggggcctactacaataactaagataatctcttaaacaagtgcaaaagtgcgaaaataatcaaaggttatactaatacacatgtcggatccaagtgattcatcttgtctatctgtttttattttattttatttttcagcatttagttagtttttatttttcttagtttaaaacatttttctcactttttgatttgattagacgttgaggataaaccggtattaaaagctcttgtgtccttggacgacctcggtatcttaccaacactatactacgtccacgatgggtgcacttgcccatatgtgtgtttagtgttagtgaatatcgtgttttataaatttaaaacttggctaaaagtgtaaaaagggcttaattatatattaaaaacatatacacactgacacgcatcaagtttttggcgccgctgccggggacacaaggattttaagaaagttaggaatcaacggcctagtcatatttttatttttctttaattttttaggatttttcttagatttttagcttctgcagagctcaacacggggccgtgcccgctgaacacgccccgtgctcaatcattggaactggcaatcatGTTTTAAGTCAgtcagtaggctgaacacggggccgtgtccactcaacacgcccccgtgcccaagattcagttgctgaaaacagaaccgttagatcccggcggttggtaatttctgacacaaacatgagtgatagtaattctttttactttcggcactcttatggtttgtggtgtcgaatttgtggaggcgaacatgaggaattaaaatgttttttcctcacttataggccccactatatagacccaccgattccttgtaaccttaagaggggcgaaagtaaaaataagcactatttctccctcgaatgcgcccagccagatattctaggagaaatgctccttgatgagttatttcaactagaagaactacttctcaattggtcaaaagaacttaggaaggatttcttagatccatcccaagataatgaccatgaggaaatgttggaaccgcattccgacaacctcgttgctcccgaaaataccttcttacctagaaaagacgcggacgatagtcgtccctgtgccgattgtgccgtgaaggactccccatcgacttcgtttggtgcatacatagacctgagcgattcggcatacaccttctttaacgagagcccgggagagggttggacttgtccacctagaatgaaaataggaattaccctcaccgacaacctcttgcgttctcgccttagtataggacaattaaggtatcttaggcactttggggttgttccaacaagtcaagaaccacccgatatagattagctccttagtaaagacaaaacttcataagacagctttccgacacggggccgtgcccggccaacacgcccccgtgtccgccaaaagattcccctctgatcagaacgtcagaatacggacaaactgtgtcagaatttcatctgcacacggggccgtgttcagcggacacggggccgtgtccagcaggctgtcgttttctataaatgcagccaaaaatcctgcacatttggatcaacttggggacagagatttgaaggaatcttctctcaaacaatcctaggtaagtctaaaagaagtttccaacaacccatcttgtcctttcctcttctagacatttccttcttcttcatctttcttcaagaactaccatgaaaagtttgaattttcaatctttgtggtagggaacaatgagttttgatcatagaatcttggtaaaaacatgttatgtaacattgtttaaagttatttactgtcaaaaagcttgcataaactcataaaataacttaaaaacccaagattccttgctccaaaattctgcagaaagatgaacacggggccgtgctcaatgagcacggggccgtgtccagaaactgtttcgtcatataaactgcttttggtttatttttcgtagaatggcgagtgaaaacagcgaaacatcatccgttcattcatcaaacagccgaaggggaaggaggccctccgttgaagctacacttgtgcactacgtgatagcgctaagagaagctctcgacgaaatgacgtcagtagaggaggtcctcattgaccgtattaacgatcttacaatgggacttgaaagcagcttccaagagattaaccttttgcaccaaaggttaaacattttggtggcaccccctatggaaccagtccttccacaacaagactggaacttggcactcggtgttaacaaccctaccgggtgggaagactttcccgcagaacctcctatgggaaacccacaagaagttccagcggaagttgaaactcctcaaaccaatgcaaacgagccctcttttctccttccaagggaggtagaggagtggcttgccgacatatgaggagaaccgcaCCCGAAGggaggagttctacaaagccttatctaaccaagactagtagcttcttggaaattttgctaaattaaaataaaacatagggctagaactccataagtttaatatttatgtaatttttatctttatgtaatgtctctctatgatttgcaatgctatgatggtttttatgattgatggttgtcgtgagaataaaacacactcatggtggtaatggatgaaaaagggaacgagaaaaatggaaccatgcacgaagaacagagcaacccgacaaaaatctccatcacagaaggctcaacacgggccgtgcccaaccaacacggccccgtgctgagcccctgcagaaaatcacccagttcaggtaactggacacgggccgtgttcagcggacacgcccccatgtccatgcttctgtttcaattctgtaatttttgttactggcacttgaccacggggccgtgcccggtgaacacggggccgtgtccaggatgccagtaacacaaatctttgcttcttaacccacttttatacattctaatcaaccaaaaactttatttttggacacattgaggacaatgtgtaatttaagtgtgggggggatgctaaaaccttgaaattttgcgaaatcctaaacacaagccttacacaaaactctattggaaccgctaaacaccccaaaattttttcaaaaaactttttcattttttttatttacttgtcttagtttaagttgggaataacaagttctaaaaaggttatatttttataagtttacaaccgatagcgtcgtgataaaaaaagaaccaacataagaaaattatgaaacggcataacaagtctagtttaaaattcgattatatatgcttggtcacattaaaaacccattcccacaaaagtgagttttgagcctttattgagcacaaaaatacacatatttagattaaatgctcatttttcgtttcttgtgtgaatagtcgttcggtccttacaaatctagaacttgccacgacgatacattcccggtccttaccaacttaaacccaagtaagtaaatgatggaggcattaggactaaccatttttctttcaaaaccattatttttcattttttttacctacccaaaatccccctagatagcccctttgagcctaaacctttcatttcattaccccaaaactctttttacccaccaaaaacctttttatttattttttttttagtaacaagttcgctttttcgtaaactcaccttttgatgtgacgatcaaaaaaaaattatatgatgaagtcaaaaaacaaacaaaagctataaaagcttgtttggagaaatacttcaaaataaaaagtcactaaaaacaaggtacttcacgaaaaccgacgcttgttacgattttcgccctttttactaaccactaaccaaccacccacctttaaacccaagccttcacctcaaaagtcctcttgatatttacaaaggtaaaaagttaaaaaggaggaggattgattgcttggcaagcctatggaagacgtaagttccgtaccgctctcgagtgattcactaaaatatacaccttcggccgagtgttgagtgatctcccgtgaggtatgtgaacttgtatataaatggaattttaataaggcatgctatgcccaaataagtaattcatcttatgaaaagttcaaaataaatcataacgaataagattgtaaataaataaaaataaaacctataaagaccttggattcccgacactctaggacaagctaaaaaacttctcttctacatattccatttgggagtgtaagccacatttaaagagttttgcttgaggacaagcaaaagttcaagtgtgggggtatttgatgtgtctaaatgcaacatataaaacacatcaattaaggcataaaactaaccctttttaaatactaatgttggaaaaatagtgtttttgtcttccttttgtattttcaggatgaaatgagctcaaaatcacaaaagaagcaaaaagactactaattctaccataaatacaagaaaaggaacaaaagtggactgcccggaccctcaacggcatctcccaaggcaaaggagaagaaacagagtctgaacacgccccgtgtccagcgaacacgggggcgtgcccaggaagcagcagaaaagacaaaccagtagaagcttccattgcccaccacggggccgtgtccagcgggcacgggggcgtggtgaaagtacagcaggcgcattaattgtaattcgcaattacaattaatgaggagagagagtgtcaggcgggcacggggccgtgtccagcggacacggggccgtgtccagccttctgttcagcctataaatagaggagcttggcttcattctctctcatcccttggcacaccacctctctcacacctcatccaccacccaccaccaccataacaccatcatccaccaccatcatccattgtccattgtccatcgtagagtgtgtgagtcgtctcgggatccaagattgatcgtaagagttcttgacaatcaaggccatgtttgcctaagtctcttacatcattggtgaagacaagtgtttagtataatactttttatttttaatcttttgcactttttatttggttttgtattaatgactttaataactagttacttatgttgaaggtgatctttccttatcgtttgtccgtggtgtcttggcattattttactgtctatataaaataaaagattttcaccattcatatctccacggtctatatggaggtatgttggctacctggtcgggggttaagggaacggtttggtaagggtcttgcccttgttcagcgtttagaggtcctgcttgggacctgggtcaattttagtaggatctccttcaatgcccataggtattggatggcggggatccaaactctttgaccccctcataagttaactactattaatactataacccggctatttaggactgtatccctgctgactcagactacttagccgagggtaacgtcaccgccaaaagcggggcctaccacaatttgcattaataacttaattcattatctttcaataatccgaccctttaggattgtatccttgctgactcaaactactgggttgagggtaacgtcgccttcaaaagaggggcctactacaataactaagataatctcttaaacaagtgcaaaagtgcgaaaataatcaaaggttatactaatacacatgtcggatccaagtgattcatcttgtctatctgtttttattttattttatttttcagcatttagttagtttttatttttcttagtttaaaacatttttctcactttttgatttgattagacgttgaggataaaccggtattaaaagctcttgtgtccttggacgacctcggtatcttaccaacactatactacgtccacgatgggtgcacttgcccatatgtgtgtttagtgttagtgaatatcgtgttttataaatttaaaacttggctaaaagtgtaaaaagggcttaattatatattaaaaacatatacacactgacacgcatcagggTACTGAAACGGaatccccctcgcacggacatccgtgcgtttgatcttctccgcctcggtggttccggaggcggctgctgttctggcagcggtggcggtggcggagTGACCGCCTGAAAACgagaatcctcagaaggatcctgctgctgctgaggtGTTGGGTTAAAAGGGGGAGTAAACTCCCAATGGTACGAGGCAAACCTTGCTTCATAGCTGTCTGGGCCTCGGTATGGTGAACCGTGAAAGGGACGATCCATCTGAAATTTCGATGGGATGCGTCGGCGTCCCACTTGGTGGCATCTCCGAATCGGGGTCATCATCCATATCCATAGCGTGGTCATCGGAGAAGTGATCTTCTGGTCTcgatgggttaaaacccactggttcttgcACCTGATTTACCGgattgaaccggctctggaagtACGGGGCCGGGTCCTCAAAGGCACGGTGTGAACTCGACCGTTGAAGTGGAAGGAAGGAATGGCGAGAATCGTTGGGCTCGTTCTCGGACTGCGGCCTGAAAGAGTGATGGTACCAAAGTGAGGAGCTTAGAGAGACAGAACGTCTCGCAGGCTCTAAGTATGTCCTCCAATCCTCTTGGGGACTCGTGCTCATCGTCACTGATAGAGTTCGTCGGTGAGATGGCCCAGCTTCATGGTCGTGGCTGGTGAAGATTGGGGCATTGTCGCCTCTTCCTCGTCCTCGAACACGTGGTGGCATCTTCTGTTCCTGTCAAACAACAAAGGAAACAACCAagaaaacaataaaggacaaatAAAAGATTAGAATTAGTCCTAAGTCCTTTTGCCTAGACTTggaagtcaaggaatgtgcaactgtgccattgagattaaacacaaaaggctagtgtttaattcactcaatgttggctctgataccaacctgtcacacaccgatatttccacgtattaccggtgggcccggtggggagtatcgtgacgtagttgatatcatcatagtcaataatcacagtttaatgcacaacggaagtctaaaagtaaaatattacaaaccgaattgaAAGTAACAAAGTATTACAAGcggaatgtaaaggatccacatgcggatcaaaACAAAAGAGATAATGTGCAACAgattttcaagtgataaagcttgcataattctttatttaagttactcaggagaaaccagcctattccgcctagtacctgcacttaaccttttggaaaatacgtcagtttacaccggtaaatacaattaactggtacttttgaaaatgttttaagaaaattgatttaaatgcactaggcacaaataatcttttataacttgggtaaattatttaaaaataaacttgtaaaagaattatatgtctgttatacgttcagtagcccgggctgaataccgggttaaagattaatagacacaccacataatatatccCACGACGAGTTATTCTCGAT from Helianthus annuus cultivar XRQ/B chromosome 10, HanXRQr2.0-SUNRISE, whole genome shotgun sequence harbors:
- the LOC110880885 gene encoding nuclear cap-binding protein subunit 3-like, with amino-acid sequence MIEEVKTVAKRAAGEEQRVEEEQKNEEVQKEEKEEDQKAETEEPVLNETEEQKMPPRVRGRGRGDNAPIFTSHDHEAGPSHRRTLSVTMSTSPQEDWRTYLEPARRSVSLSSSLWYHHSFRPQSENEPNDSRHSFLPLQRSSSHRAFEDPAPYFQSRFNPVNQVQEPVGFNPSRPEDHFSDDHAMDMDDDPDSEMPPSGTPTHPIEISDGSSLSRFTIPRPRQL